A section of the Gloeobacter violaceus PCC 7421 genome encodes:
- a CDS encoding potassium channel family protein, translated as MQRRLYVCRFLERVAVLTRAGERERHFLDLLYFSTGTFFRIGYGDQVPTGWARLLVGLEAFCNFLLGLAFIAQLAPAAWQHLARLSLHNQLEGFIRSRN; from the coding sequence TTGCAAAGACGGCTTTATGTCTGCCGATTTTTGGAGCGCGTGGCGGTGCTTACCCGCGCGGGCGAGCGCGAGCGGCATTTTCTCGATTTGCTCTACTTCAGCACCGGCACATTCTTCCGCATCGGCTACGGCGATCAGGTGCCCACGGGCTGGGCGCGTTTGCTGGTGGGCCTCGAAGCGTTTTGCAATTTTCTTTTGGGTCTCGCTTTTATCGCCCAGTTGGCCCCGGCCGCCTGGCAGCATCTGGCCCGGCTGAGTCTGCACAACCAACTGGAAGGTTTCATCCGCAGCCGCAATTGA
- a CDS encoding CopG family transcriptional regulator: MGIKVRKQIYIEPYQEKLLKEMAQQSGTSEAELIRQAIDRHLRGFASTRPSLDAWEKEKAFIAEIQKRVPLPGGRDWNRTDLHER, translated from the coding sequence ATGGGAATTAAAGTGCGCAAACAGATTTACATCGAGCCTTATCAAGAAAAGCTTCTCAAGGAAATGGCGCAGCAAAGCGGCACCAGTGAGGCCGAACTCATTCGTCAGGCCATCGATCGACATCTGCGGGGCTTTGCTTCCACGCGTCCCAGCCTCGATGCGTGGGAAAAGGAAAAAGCGTTCATTGCCGAAATTCAAAAGCGAGTTCCCTTGCCCGGGGGTCGCGATTGGAATCGCACAGACCTCCATGAACGCTAA
- a CDS encoding DUF7219 family protein, with protein sequence MPNEPEDPDGRDALERFLHPRSRYYGAFSPERLLFDANLQEFAQRVGYICALETGGNLSAEEAYEQIRLLWKRLKRTKKLLEPPPAQNPPKGT encoded by the coding sequence ATGCCAAACGAGCCGGAGGATCCCGACGGGCGCGACGCCCTCGAACGGTTTTTGCACCCGCGCAGTCGCTACTACGGTGCATTCAGTCCCGAAAGGCTGCTTTTTGACGCCAATTTGCAGGAATTTGCCCAACGGGTGGGTTATATCTGCGCGCTGGAGACCGGGGGCAACCTGAGCGCCGAGGAAGCCTACGAGCAGATCCGCTTGCTTTGGAAGCGGCTTAAGCGCACCAAGAAATTGCTGGAGCCGCCGCCTGC
- a CDS encoding glutathione S-transferase family protein, which translates to MTRSSAAAKRPSGGLPPGLLIRLGRLVWTTLWRAMMARLAPSDRTGAYVRPAGQFRGVIGAHGPYPPEAGRYRLYVGLGCPWAHRTLVVRALKGLEEAIGVSVVQPSPEAGGWVLERPEEGCRSLAQLYALARPGYTGRATVPVLWDTRTRAIVNNESAEIIVILDGEFNEFARRPDLELYPAELRETIDRWNEKTYHSVNNGVYRCGFAQTQEAYDRAIEELFTALDTLDAALETRRYLCGERVTLADVRLFTTLFRFDIAYHGLFKCNRRRIRDYRNLGAYLRDLYQLAGVAGTCDAESVKRDYYGNLFPLNPGGIVPAGPDPANLNEPHGRERLGALAGGLDEIA; encoded by the coding sequence ATGACCCGATCATCTGCAGCTGCAAAGCGCCCCTCCGGGGGACTGCCGCCCGGTCTGCTCATCCGCCTGGGCCGTTTAGTCTGGACGACGCTCTGGCGCGCGATGATGGCACGCCTCGCTCCCAGCGACCGGACAGGGGCATACGTGCGACCGGCCGGCCAGTTTCGCGGGGTCATCGGTGCGCACGGCCCCTACCCGCCGGAGGCGGGGCGCTACCGGCTCTACGTCGGCCTGGGCTGCCCCTGGGCGCACCGCACCCTGGTGGTGCGCGCCCTCAAAGGGCTGGAGGAAGCGATTGGCGTTTCGGTGGTCCAGCCGTCTCCAGAGGCGGGCGGCTGGGTGCTGGAGCGACCGGAGGAGGGCTGCCGTTCGCTCGCACAACTGTACGCCCTGGCCCGGCCGGGCTACACCGGCCGGGCGACGGTGCCGGTGCTTTGGGATACGCGCACCCGCGCAATCGTCAACAACGAAAGCGCCGAGATTATTGTCATACTCGACGGCGAATTCAATGAGTTTGCCCGCCGCCCGGATCTTGAGCTCTATCCGGCCGAACTGCGCGAAACTATCGACCGCTGGAACGAAAAGACCTATCACTCGGTCAACAACGGCGTCTACCGCTGCGGCTTCGCCCAGACCCAGGAAGCTTACGACCGGGCGATCGAGGAGTTGTTCACCGCCCTCGACACCCTCGACGCGGCCCTGGAGACCCGGCGCTATCTGTGCGGCGAACGGGTCACCCTGGCGGATGTGCGGTTGTTTACGACGCTGTTTCGCTTCGACATCGCCTACCATGGCCTGTTCAAGTGCAACCGCCGCCGCATCCGCGACTATCGCAACCTGGGGGCATACCTGAGAGATCTCTATCAGCTTGCGGGCGTGGCGGGCACCTGCGATGCCGAGAGCGTCAAGCGCGATTACTACGGCAATCTCTTTCCCCTCAACCCCGGCGGCATCGTCCCCGCCGGTCCCGACCCGGCGAACTTGAATGAACCCCATGGCCGCGAACGGCTCGGCGCTCTCGCGGGCGGACTTGACGAAATCGCGTGA
- a CDS encoding Uma2 family endonuclease: MTPSPTAADYEDDLPNGSSKEHPELDEQADPQAADAQGAALKVISRLQQKLLNWVEPMGLGLVLGSEALRKLGASDLQVPDLAFFARERPRSRPYRVFARVPDLVVRVATAPGQRELLERQILRWLERGAQVGLLVENWGATISVFRKGQVITLGFGQVLSLPEVLPGWEMQLAAL; the protein is encoded by the coding sequence ATGACTCCCTCCCCAACGGCGGCGGATTACGAAGACGACCTCCCGAACGGCAGCTCCAAGGAGCATCCTGAACTGGACGAGCAAGCCGATCCACAGGCGGCTGACGCGCAGGGCGCAGCCCTCAAGGTGATCTCCCGGTTGCAGCAGAAGCTGCTCAACTGGGTCGAGCCCATGGGATTGGGGCTGGTGCTCGGTTCGGAGGCGTTGCGTAAACTGGGCGCGAGCGATTTGCAGGTGCCGGATCTGGCGTTTTTTGCCCGTGAGCGCCCGCGCAGCCGGCCCTACCGCGTCTTTGCGCGGGTGCCGGATCTGGTGGTCCGGGTCGCCACCGCCCCCGGCCAACGCGAACTGCTCGAGAGGCAGATTCTGCGCTGGCTGGAGCGGGGTGCCCAGGTGGGTCTGCTGGTCGAGAACTGGGGGGCCACGATTAGCGTTTTTCGCAAGGGCCAGGTGATCACCCTAGGCTTCGGCCAGGTGCTGAGCCTGCCGGAGGTGCTCCCCGGCTGGGAAATGCAGCTCGCTGCCCTCTAA
- a CDS encoding PIN domain-containing protein yields MNAKVFLDTNILVYVYDPFDAAKQARSIAIVDGLVRTARAVVSTQVLGEFIAATTRTRRQLLSAEEAIERVRRYLSTFEVVDVTPFVVLEALRGVEMHRFEFWDAQIWAAARLNQIPSVYSEDFNPSSTIEGVLFTNPLSADFRLQ; encoded by the coding sequence ATGAACGCTAAAGTTTTTCTTGACACGAATATTTTGGTATATGTCTACGATCCTTTTGACGCTGCTAAGCAAGCGAGGTCCATCGCAATTGTCGACGGTTTGGTGCGCACGGCCCGGGCCGTTGTGAGTACCCAGGTGCTTGGGGAATTCATTGCAGCTACCACCCGGACTAGGCGGCAGTTACTCAGCGCTGAGGAAGCCATTGAACGCGTGCGGAGGTATTTGTCTACTTTTGAGGTGGTCGATGTGACGCCGTTTGTGGTCCTGGAAGCTCTGCGAGGAGTTGAAATGCACCGGTTCGAGTTTTGGGACGCCCAGATTTGGGCAGCTGCTCGCCTCAACCAAATTCCATCTGTATACAGCGAAGATTTCAACCCAAGTTCGACAATCGAGGGAGTGTTATTCACCAACCCGCTGTCTGCGGACTTCCGTCTACAATGA
- a CDS encoding glutathione S-transferase N-terminal domain-containing protein, whose translation MIDLYYWPTPNGHKITIFLEEAGLEYRIVPVNIGTGDQFKPAFLQIAPNNRMPAIVDSAPGEGGEAVSVFESGAILLYLAEKTGQFLPADLRGRKTALEWLFWQMGGLGPMAGQNHHFGVYAPEKIPYAIERYVKETNRLYGVLDRHLAGRDFLAGDYSIADMACYPWIVPYERQQQNLEDFADLKRWFARIGERPAVMRAYEKGKALATQPTVTEESRKILFGQSATSVAPQT comes from the coding sequence ATGATCGACCTGTACTACTGGCCGACGCCCAACGGGCACAAGATCACCATTTTTCTGGAGGAAGCGGGCCTGGAGTACCGGATTGTGCCGGTGAATATCGGCACCGGGGACCAATTCAAGCCCGCATTTTTGCAGATTGCACCCAACAACCGCATGCCCGCCATCGTCGACAGCGCACCCGGCGAGGGCGGCGAAGCGGTTTCGGTGTTTGAGTCGGGGGCGATTTTGCTCTACCTGGCCGAGAAGACCGGCCAATTTTTGCCCGCCGACCTGCGCGGGCGCAAGACGGCCCTGGAGTGGCTGTTCTGGCAGATGGGCGGGCTCGGGCCAATGGCGGGGCAGAACCACCACTTCGGGGTCTACGCTCCTGAAAAGATTCCCTACGCCATCGAGCGCTACGTCAAAGAAACCAACCGCCTCTACGGCGTCCTCGACCGGCACCTTGCCGGGCGTGACTTTCTGGCGGGCGACTATTCGATTGCCGACATGGCCTGCTATCCCTGGATCGTGCCCTACGAGCGCCAGCAACAAAATCTCGAAGACTTTGCCGACCTCAAGCGCTGGTTCGCCCGCATTGGTGAGCGCCCCGCGGTGATGCGCGCCTACGAAAAGGGCAAAGCGCTTGCCACTCAACCCACCGTTACCGAGGAAAGCCGCAAAATCCTCTTCGGCCAGAGCGCAACCAGCGTCGCGCCACAAACTTGA
- a CDS encoding protein-L-isoaspartate(D-aspartate) O-methyltransferase translates to MFAPPFGPLEPPVGHLAQQADHRQFQRQRMVDEQLRPRGVEAQAVLAAMAKVPRHRFVPPPYTRLAYEDRPLPIGHSQTISQPFIVAYMSEAARITPGAKVLEIGTGSGYQAAVLAEMGAEVYTVEIVPELAKRAERTLEELGYRSVRVRSGDGYQGWPQHAPFDAIVVTAAPERIPQPLIDQLAVNGRLIVPVGTQTEDQRMTVLTRTPGGIVEQKTFPVRFVPLTREKPQEH, encoded by the coding sequence GTGTTCGCTCCCCCCTTCGGACCGCTTGAGCCCCCAGTGGGTCATCTGGCCCAACAAGCCGACCACCGCCAGTTCCAGAGACAACGGATGGTCGACGAACAGTTGCGGCCCCGCGGCGTCGAGGCGCAGGCGGTGCTCGCGGCGATGGCGAAGGTGCCGCGCCACCGCTTTGTCCCGCCGCCCTATACCCGGCTTGCCTACGAGGACCGGCCGCTGCCCATCGGGCATAGCCAGACGATTTCCCAGCCGTTTATTGTCGCCTACATGAGCGAGGCCGCCCGCATCACACCGGGTGCGAAGGTGCTCGAAATCGGCACAGGCTCCGGTTACCAGGCTGCCGTGCTGGCCGAAATGGGGGCAGAGGTTTACACCGTCGAGATTGTACCGGAACTGGCCAAGCGGGCGGAGCGCACCCTGGAGGAACTGGGCTACCGCAGTGTGCGCGTGAGGAGCGGGGACGGTTATCAAGGCTGGCCGCAGCACGCCCCGTTCGATGCGATCGTGGTCACCGCCGCCCCGGAGCGCATCCCGCAGCCGCTCATCGATCAGCTCGCGGTGAACGGCCGGCTGATCGTTCCGGTGGGCACCCAGACGGAAGACCAGCGGATGACGGTACTGACCAGAACGCCCGGCGGCATCGTCGAGCAAAAAACATTTCCGGTGCGCTTTGTGCCCCTGACCCGGGAGAAGCCTCAGGAACATTGA